A portion of the Falco naumanni isolate bFalNau1 chromosome 9, bFalNau1.pat, whole genome shotgun sequence genome contains these proteins:
- the DENND10 gene encoding DENN domain-containing protein 10 isoform X1 encodes MAELEAQLLLAVGLIEKDTNGDALWVWCYPSVTAELRSLLLRKCCLTDENKLLHTFVFGQYKRSWFYITTVEVQDSPALKKVTHFSIVLMAKDFNPEKYAAFTRILCRIYLKHGSPVKMMESYIAVLTKGICQSEENGSFLSKDFDARKAYLAGSIKDIVSQFGMETVILYTALMLKKRIVVYHPRIEAIQEFTRTLPALVWHRQDWSILHSYVHLNEEEVEALKACTGYIAGFTDSEVNSRPDLYDVYVNLADGEITISPAVKEAMTMGKLHKEIGQLIVQSAEDPDKSDSQVIKDISVKTKEILATLASLTEVSDGNEKPTLNSEALKQKRFPPATENFLFHLAAAEQMLKI; translated from the exons atggcagagctggaggcGCAGCTGTTGCTGGCGGTGGGGCTGATCG AAAAAGACACCAATGGAGATGCTTTGTGGGTTTGGTGTTATCCGTCCGTAACAGCTGAGCTGAGGAGTCTATTGCTGCGAAAGTGCTGCcttacagatgaaaataaattgcttcaTACATTTGTATTTGGCCAGTATAAAAGGTCATGGTTCTACATCACAACTGTGGAAGTTCAAGATTCTCCAGCCTTGAAAAAG GTGACCCACTTCTCCATTGTTCTGATGGCCAAAGACTTCAACCCAGAGAAATATGCAGCCTTCACTAGGATACTGTGTAG AATTTACTTGAAGCATGGAAGTCCAGTTAAAATGATGGAGAGTTACATTGCAGTCCTTACAAAGGGGATTTGCCAAAGCGAAGAAAATGGATCTTTCCTCAGCAAAGATTTTGATGCTCGGAAGGCTTATCTGGCTGGTTCCATCAAAG ATATAGTATCCCAGTTTGGCATGGAAACAGTTATCTTATATACAGCACTGATGTTAAAGAAGAGAATTGTAGTGTATCATCCTAGAATAGAAGCTATCCAGGAGTTTACCAG GACTTTGCCTGCTTTAGTGTGGCATCGACAAGACTGGTCAATTCTTCATTCATATGTACATCTAAATGAGGAGGAAGTGGAAGCCTTAAAAGCCTGCACAG GTTACATTGCTGGATTTACAGATTCTGAAGTGAACAGTAGACCAGACCTCTATGATGTGTATGTGAATCTGGCAGATGGTGAGATCACTATTTCCCCTGCAGTAAAAG AGGCAATGACAATGGGAAAACTTCACAAAGAAATTGGACAGCTAATTGTTCAATCTGCAGAAGATCCAGATAAATCAGACAGCCAAGTCATTAag gatatttctgtgaagacaaaagaaatctTGGCTACTTTAGCCTCACTTACTGAAGTTTCCGATGGCAATGAAAAACCAACCCTTAACTCTGAGGCTCTGAAACAAAAGCGATTTCCACCAGCtacagaaaactttctttttcatttagcAGCTGCTGAACAAATGctcaaaatctga
- the DENND10 gene encoding DENN domain-containing protein 10 isoform X3: MMESYIAVLTKGICQSEENGSFLSKDFDARKAYLAGSIKDIVSQFGMETVILYTALMLKKRIVVYHPRIEAIQEFTRTLPALVWHRQDWSILHSYVHLNEEEVEALKACTGYIAGFTDSEVNSRPDLYDVYVNLADGEITISPAVKEAMTMGKLHKEIGQLIVQSAEDPDKSDSQVIKDISVKTKEILATLASLTEVSDGNEKPTLNSEALKQKRFPPATENFLFHLAAAEQMLKI, from the exons ATGATGGAGAGTTACATTGCAGTCCTTACAAAGGGGATTTGCCAAAGCGAAGAAAATGGATCTTTCCTCAGCAAAGATTTTGATGCTCGGAAGGCTTATCTGGCTGGTTCCATCAAAG ATATAGTATCCCAGTTTGGCATGGAAACAGTTATCTTATATACAGCACTGATGTTAAAGAAGAGAATTGTAGTGTATCATCCTAGAATAGAAGCTATCCAGGAGTTTACCAG GACTTTGCCTGCTTTAGTGTGGCATCGACAAGACTGGTCAATTCTTCATTCATATGTACATCTAAATGAGGAGGAAGTGGAAGCCTTAAAAGCCTGCACAG GTTACATTGCTGGATTTACAGATTCTGAAGTGAACAGTAGACCAGACCTCTATGATGTGTATGTGAATCTGGCAGATGGTGAGATCACTATTTCCCCTGCAGTAAAAG AGGCAATGACAATGGGAAAACTTCACAAAGAAATTGGACAGCTAATTGTTCAATCTGCAGAAGATCCAGATAAATCAGACAGCCAAGTCATTAag gatatttctgtgaagacaaaagaaatctTGGCTACTTTAGCCTCACTTACTGAAGTTTCCGATGGCAATGAAAAACCAACCCTTAACTCTGAGGCTCTGAAACAAAAGCGATTTCCACCAGCtacagaaaactttctttttcatttagcAGCTGCTGAACAAATGctcaaaatctga
- the DENND10 gene encoding DENN domain-containing protein 10 isoform X2: MADGPSTEALEKDTNGDALWVWCYPSVTAELRSLLLRKCCLTDENKLLHTFVFGQYKRSWFYITTVEVQDSPALKKVTHFSIVLMAKDFNPEKYAAFTRILCRIYLKHGSPVKMMESYIAVLTKGICQSEENGSFLSKDFDARKAYLAGSIKDIVSQFGMETVILYTALMLKKRIVVYHPRIEAIQEFTRTLPALVWHRQDWSILHSYVHLNEEEVEALKACTGYIAGFTDSEVNSRPDLYDVYVNLADGEITISPAVKEAMTMGKLHKEIGQLIVQSAEDPDKSDSQVIKDISVKTKEILATLASLTEVSDGNEKPTLNSEALKQKRFPPATENFLFHLAAAEQMLKI; this comes from the exons ATGGCTGACGGCCCGAGTACCGAGGCGCTCG AAAAAGACACCAATGGAGATGCTTTGTGGGTTTGGTGTTATCCGTCCGTAACAGCTGAGCTGAGGAGTCTATTGCTGCGAAAGTGCTGCcttacagatgaaaataaattgcttcaTACATTTGTATTTGGCCAGTATAAAAGGTCATGGTTCTACATCACAACTGTGGAAGTTCAAGATTCTCCAGCCTTGAAAAAG GTGACCCACTTCTCCATTGTTCTGATGGCCAAAGACTTCAACCCAGAGAAATATGCAGCCTTCACTAGGATACTGTGTAG AATTTACTTGAAGCATGGAAGTCCAGTTAAAATGATGGAGAGTTACATTGCAGTCCTTACAAAGGGGATTTGCCAAAGCGAAGAAAATGGATCTTTCCTCAGCAAAGATTTTGATGCTCGGAAGGCTTATCTGGCTGGTTCCATCAAAG ATATAGTATCCCAGTTTGGCATGGAAACAGTTATCTTATATACAGCACTGATGTTAAAGAAGAGAATTGTAGTGTATCATCCTAGAATAGAAGCTATCCAGGAGTTTACCAG GACTTTGCCTGCTTTAGTGTGGCATCGACAAGACTGGTCAATTCTTCATTCATATGTACATCTAAATGAGGAGGAAGTGGAAGCCTTAAAAGCCTGCACAG GTTACATTGCTGGATTTACAGATTCTGAAGTGAACAGTAGACCAGACCTCTATGATGTGTATGTGAATCTGGCAGATGGTGAGATCACTATTTCCCCTGCAGTAAAAG AGGCAATGACAATGGGAAAACTTCACAAAGAAATTGGACAGCTAATTGTTCAATCTGCAGAAGATCCAGATAAATCAGACAGCCAAGTCATTAag gatatttctgtgaagacaaaagaaatctTGGCTACTTTAGCCTCACTTACTGAAGTTTCCGATGGCAATGAAAAACCAACCCTTAACTCTGAGGCTCTGAAACAAAAGCGATTTCCACCAGCtacagaaaactttctttttcatttagcAGCTGCTGAACAAATGctcaaaatctga